The following proteins come from a genomic window of Anaerobutyricum hallii:
- the arcC gene encoding carbamate kinase — protein sequence MSKKKVVVALGHRALGTTMPEQYKATRKTAKAIADLVEAGADVVISHSNAPQVGMIHTAMNEFSKEREDYTQAPMSVCSAMSQGYVGYDLQNAIRAELLKRGVYRPVCTIITQVMVDPYDDAFTEPVKVIGRLLSKEEAEQEEKHGNYVTEVEGGYRRIVAAPKPQGIIEIDSIKALSDQGQVVIACGGGGIPVLAQGVELHGASAVIEKDYASGRMAELLNADALMILTSVEHVCVGYNTDQEVPLEHISVEDAQQYINSGQFEPNTMLPKIEAGVSFLEKGNGRKVIITSIDKALEGYLGKTGTIIE from the coding sequence ATGAGCAAGAAAAAAGTAGTAGTAGCTCTTGGACACAGAGCACTCGGAACAACAATGCCAGAACAGTACAAAGCAACAAGAAAGACAGCCAAAGCGATTGCTGATTTAGTAGAAGCAGGAGCAGATGTTGTTATTTCTCATAGTAATGCGCCGCAGGTTGGAATGATTCATACAGCCATGAATGAATTTAGTAAGGAAAGAGAAGATTATACACAGGCACCGATGTCTGTCTGCTCTGCGATGAGTCAGGGATATGTCGGATATGATTTACAGAATGCTATTCGTGCAGAACTTTTAAAAAGAGGTGTATATCGCCCTGTATGTACAATCATTACACAGGTAATGGTAGATCCTTACGATGATGCATTCACCGAACCGGTAAAGGTGATTGGAAGACTCCTTTCCAAAGAAGAAGCAGAACAGGAAGAGAAACATGGTAACTATGTAACAGAAGTAGAAGGCGGATATCGAAGAATCGTAGCAGCGCCAAAGCCACAGGGAATTATTGAGATAGATTCAATCAAAGCTTTATCTGATCAGGGACAGGTAGTGATTGCCTGCGGCGGTGGTGGAATTCCTGTATTAGCACAGGGCGTAGAGCTTCATGGTGCAAGTGCAGTAATTGAAAAAGACTATGCGAGCGGAAGAATGGCAGAACTTTTGAATGCAGACGCACTTATGATCTTAACAAGCGTAGAGCATGTATGTGTAGGTTATAATACAGATCAGGAAGTTCCATTAGAACATATTTCTGTAGAAGACGCACAGCAGTATATTAATTCAGGACAGTTTGAGCCAAATACAATGCTTCCGAAGATTGAAGCTGGAGTATCCTTCCTTGAAAAAGGCAATGGAAGAAAGGTAATTATCACATCTATTGATAAAGCCTTAGAAGGATATTTAGGTAAAACAGGTACAATAATAGAATAA
- a CDS encoding nucleotidyltransferase family protein, translating to MKVAGIIAEYNPFHKGHQYHIEETRKQTGADYVIAVMSGDYVQRGEPAIADKYMRTRMALSGGADLVIEMPVIYATASAEYFATAGIGILDRLGCVDYLSFGSEWADVEDYSSYATLFLEEPEEYRQILQEQLKRGKSFPEARAFAAGKLLFDSKPETAVEFLKEPNHILGLEYIKALRRRNSSIQPITVKRKGNHYHEQILAEEYSSATSIRMELYQYYSRNKGNKIFFNKNNEKMFVNREYSVDKENYVAKKYEKSAFVNALCGEYSPFIEGFLHGNFVTWEDMMPYLEYTFLLKNRVIGKYFGMNLDLARRFQNLFEPGLSFETLIERLHAKQLTDAALRRVLLHIVLHIKYYPFLEEAKNIPVPYARILGFSKKASPLLREIRKESSIDIIQRPIEGKKLYAAGSPQAQIYNVDIRSADFYEQIAARKAGRKPVREYTRQQIVK from the coding sequence ATGAAGGTAGCAGGAATCATTGCAGAATATAATCCGTTTCACAAAGGACATCAATATCATATAGAAGAAACAAGAAAGCAGACAGGAGCAGATTACGTTATTGCAGTAATGAGCGGAGATTATGTACAAAGAGGAGAACCAGCAATTGCAGATAAATATATGAGAACCCGGATGGCTCTGTCAGGAGGGGCAGATCTCGTCATTGAAATGCCGGTAATATATGCGACAGCCAGTGCAGAATATTTTGCGACTGCAGGTATCGGCATACTTGACCGCTTAGGTTGTGTTGATTATCTTTCTTTTGGAAGTGAATGGGCAGATGTTGAAGATTACTCTTCCTATGCGACGTTGTTTCTTGAAGAACCGGAAGAATATAGGCAGATTTTACAAGAACAATTAAAGCGAGGAAAAAGTTTTCCAGAAGCAAGAGCTTTCGCAGCAGGAAAGCTGCTTTTTGATTCGAAACCAGAAACAGCCGTAGAATTTTTGAAAGAGCCGAATCACATATTAGGTTTAGAATATATTAAGGCACTGCGTCGGAGAAATTCTTCCATTCAACCAATTACCGTTAAAAGAAAAGGAAACCATTATCATGAACAAATACTTGCCGAAGAGTATTCTTCTGCAACATCCATCAGAATGGAACTGTATCAATATTATAGTAGGAACAAAGGAAATAAAATATTTTTTAATAAAAATAATGAAAAAATGTTTGTAAATAGAGAGTACTCTGTGGATAAAGAAAACTATGTCGCTAAAAAATATGAAAAGAGTGCATTTGTAAATGCACTTTGCGGAGAATATTCACCTTTTATAGAAGGGTTTTTACATGGAAACTTTGTTACATGGGAAGATATGATGCCGTATCTTGAATATACGTTTCTTTTGAAAAACAGGGTGATCGGAAAATACTTTGGAATGAACCTTGATCTGGCGAGAAGATTTCAAAATTTATTTGAACCAGGGCTTTCTTTTGAAACTTTAATAGAAAGACTTCACGCAAAACAACTTACGGATGCCGCATTAAGGAGAGTACTTTTGCATATCGTACTCCATATAAAATATTATCCATTTTTAGAAGAAGCGAAAAACATTCCGGTACCGTATGCAAGAATTTTAGGTTTTTCTAAAAAAGCCTCCCCGCTTTTGAGGGAAATACGAAAGGAATCCAGTATAGATATTATTCAGCGCCCAATCGAAGGTAAAAAGTTATATGCTGCTGGTTCCCCACAGGCTCAGATTTATAATGTAGATATTCGTAGTGCGGATTTTTATGAGCAGATTGCCGCAAGAAAAGCCGGAAGAAAACCGGTTAGAGAATATACACGCCAACAAATAGTAAAATAA
- a CDS encoding ABC transporter substrate-binding protein, whose product MRRYLVILMMPCFVMLFGICCLAGCEGSKHHLKKVRLNEVAHSIFYAPQYVAIEKGYFEKEGIKLELTTGFGADKTATAVISGDADIAFMGPEATIYQFNQGNADYLINFAQLTQRAGNFVVSRNKEEDFQWENLKGKKVIGGRPGGMPEMVFEYVLKKHGMNPQKDIDLVQNIDFANTSGAFVSGKADYTIEFEPSATLIEEQGAGYVVASVGKESGYVPYTAYSVKKSYLESHKELLEAFTRAIEKGQQYVNTHTPKEVAKVIAPQFKDTDRKTIEKIVKRYAEQDSYKENTKFEKESFVLIQDILEEAGELEKRVEYETLVTTEFSEKY is encoded by the coding sequence ATGAGAAGATATCTTGTAATATTAATGATGCCATGTTTCGTGATGCTGTTTGGTATCTGTTGTCTGGCAGGCTGTGAGGGAAGTAAACATCATTTGAAAAAAGTACGTTTAAATGAAGTGGCTCATTCTATTTTTTATGCCCCACAATATGTGGCGATAGAAAAAGGTTATTTTGAGAAAGAGGGCATTAAGCTAGAACTCACAACCGGGTTTGGCGCAGATAAAACGGCGACAGCAGTCATCAGTGGAGATGCAGATATTGCTTTTATGGGACCGGAGGCAACGATTTATCAATTCAATCAGGGGAATGCAGATTATCTTATCAATTTTGCCCAGCTTACTCAAAGAGCAGGCAATTTTGTTGTAAGCCGGAACAAAGAAGAAGATTTTCAATGGGAGAACTTAAAAGGAAAGAAAGTTATTGGCGGAAGGCCAGGCGGCATGCCGGAAATGGTATTTGAGTATGTTTTGAAAAAACATGGGATGAATCCACAAAAAGACATTGATCTTGTACAAAATATTGATTTTGCGAATACATCTGGAGCATTTGTTTCAGGAAAAGCAGATTATACTATTGAATTTGAACCGTCAGCAACATTGATTGAAGAACAGGGGGCAGGTTATGTAGTTGCCTCTGTAGGAAAAGAGAGCGGATATGTGCCATATACAGCTTACAGCGTAAAGAAAAGCTATCTTGAATCACATAAAGAATTACTGGAAGCATTTACCCGGGCAATCGAAAAAGGACAGCAATATGTCAATACACATACACCGAAAGAAGTTGCAAAGGTAATTGCACCGCAATTTAAAGATACAGATAGAAAAACAATAGAAAAAATAGTAAAAAGATATGCTGAACAGGATAGTTATAAAGAAAATACAAAATTTGAAAAAGAAAGTTTTGTATTAATTCAGGATATCTTAGAAGAAGCAGGAGAACTAGAAAAACGCGTAGAATATGAAACATTAGTTACAACAGAATTTTCAGAAAAATACTAA
- a CDS encoding patatin-like phospholipase family protein, whose product MYNAGLILEGGGMRGVYTAGVLDAFLDAGIEFSSVYGVSAGSCHACSYLSKQRGRAFRVNVDYLDDPNYCGAKTFLKTGNVFGPEMLYEQIPDVLDPFDHQVFLNYPGKFYAVVTDVDTGAARYLRVRDLRKQMWMIRASSSLPLVSKTLVVKGHKLLDGGIADSIPIRKSIEDGNEKNVVILTRDKGYRKEPNKLMPLMYLRYPKYKAFLHAMETRHIRYNETLDFLEEQEKEGKVLIIRPQVKVDVGRVEKDKAKLTVLYKQGFHDGGQMIETMKEYLEK is encoded by the coding sequence ATGTATAATGCAGGATTGATTTTAGAAGGAGGAGGAATGCGCGGGGTGTATACCGCCGGTGTGTTAGATGCCTTTTTAGATGCAGGAATTGAATTTTCAAGTGTATATGGTGTATCAGCAGGAAGCTGCCATGCATGCAGTTATCTTTCAAAGCAAAGAGGAAGAGCCTTTCGGGTGAATGTTGATTATCTGGATGATCCAAATTATTGTGGAGCAAAAACATTTTTAAAAACAGGGAATGTTTTTGGACCGGAGATGCTTTATGAACAGATTCCGGATGTATTAGACCCATTTGATCATCAGGTTTTTTTAAATTATCCGGGCAAGTTTTATGCTGTTGTTACTGATGTAGATACTGGAGCCGCAAGGTATTTAAGGGTACGTGATCTGAGAAAGCAGATGTGGATGATCCGCGCATCAAGCTCTCTCCCGTTAGTATCTAAGACACTCGTTGTAAAAGGTCATAAACTTCTTGATGGAGGAATCGCAGACAGCATTCCGATTCGTAAATCAATAGAAGACGGCAATGAGAAGAATGTAGTTATTCTTACAAGAGATAAAGGATATCGCAAAGAGCCAAATAAACTAATGCCGCTCATGTACCTTCGTTATCCAAAATATAAAGCATTTCTTCATGCAATGGAAACAAGACATATCCGTTACAATGAAACACTGGACTTCTTAGAAGAACAGGAAAAGGAAGGAAAAGTATTGATCATTCGTCCGCAGGTGAAGGTTGATGTCGGAAGAGTTGAGAAAGATAAAGCGAAACTTACCGTTCTTTATAAACAAGGTTTTCATGATGGCGGACAAATGATAGAAACAATGAAAGAATACCTTGAGAAATAG